AACCACCACTACTCAGCCACCTCGTGGCCCTTGCCACCAACTGCACAACCCTATTTTAGGGTCACGATAGTGACTACCAAGGGGCAATCACCACCTAAACCAGTGGCTTTTGATTCCACGAGACCTTTTCGGACAACAAGCGATGCAATGAGTCAACCCCAACACTTGGTATAATTCCTATTCCTTTCCCTCGatagttattttattgtgaTGCTTGATTGGCGTTGTGGACAGTGCTGTTGTTGTGAAGTGTGTGGTGTTGTGAATTGTGTGATGTTGTTGTGATGTGCTATGTGACAGGTTATGAAGTGTGGGATGGTTGCGAAGTTGTGGAGTGTTTTGTGGATggtgatgtgaagtgttgggaacTGTGATCGGTGCTCTGCGGAGTAGTTTGTATTGTGACTGTGCGTAGTGTGAAGTGATGGGTGTTATTGTATTATTGTGTTGTGGCTGTAAGTAGTGTGAAGTGACGGAATTGTGCAATTGTGATGTAGTGGTGGTATGGCATGAcgttgtgaagtgttgggattaaatGTAGAGTTGTGTTGTGAGAAGAATCGGGTGATTGAGTAGTTGTGTAATGGTTGGATGCcatgtgaagtgatgggatCATAGTGGAGTTTGGAAGTGGTTGGAAATTGTGTAAAGTGTTTGGATAGTTTTGTAGTCTATGAAGTGGCATGATGAcgagtgaagtgttgggattgtgAAGGTTGGGGAAGACTGTGATGAGTGATGATTGTATGGGTTTGAGTTGGATGTTAGTGTTGGGTGTATGAAGCTTGTATGCACAAGTGGACGTTTTAGCagattatatgttgatcttaggtgataaaaggggTAGGGTATATCTGTAAGTTTATTGGAAGCATGTGCCAGATAGATTTActatatgtaatggataatctgtCTTAAGCATGAGTACATGATGTTTAAGCCTCAAGGTTAGCTTAAAGTTGTGTATTATGCGTGGTTAAGATTACGGTGAAGTGTTAGTTAATTTATGCATGAATGGAGGAAGAGATGTATATATTGACTAGGGTTGAGTTGTATAACTTGGTTGGTCCGAGTTATGCATCGGGATGAATGGTTTGATAGGAAGAGTGTGATGAAGGTGATAGCGTGTCTTAACCCTTAAAGTGAATCGGGGTTCACTTTAAAGGAAGAGAACTTGAAGTAGAATGCTATGTGTTGGAAAGGTGGTCTCAAGTGGGTCCCAAGCTATCAGTTTGAGAATTTAGGAAACATGATAAAGGAAAGCATAGAAGATGGACTTGGATATAAGAGTATGTCTAACTGAAGGAAGTCCTAGTGAAGAgaagtttatgtattttctaagtttaagttacttatgcacttGAAAAGGGAATGATGTTAAggttatatatgtatgtaggtTTCCATCTGACaggcacatgaatggactgcatgagaTGAATATgtcatggagtccaggtaagtattatgttcatactcttatacagttttctaaatgatatgaaatgaaaagaaatgtttctctttatgatgctttatgaaatgaaatgatgttttatgaaagtatgataagtattaacatttaaaggtatatatgtatgtaaatgCTTTCTTTGGCAGCCCATatttatgcacccaaagtaaTAGTTGTATGTATGTGAATATATGctatatgtagtagttattgtcattattttccatgaaatgaaatgttgagATTTATGCttgatgcttttaaatgatgtttaaatgatgctatgaaaGTGTATTTTAAATGACGCTatgaaagtgtatttaaatttggctatgaaatgaattttaaatgatgctatgaaatgaCGTTTAAAGaatgctatgaaatgatgtttatgtttatgcttttaaatgatgtttatgaaatgaattgaactgatgactgaaaaaaatgaaaaggaaaggactgtaaggaataaatgaaaggaactgaaataaatgaatgttttaatatataaaaatacgtAATGACCATGACTGAataaatgaatgatggtaccaaaggattggacagattgcaatgccgggtaagtagtactggtagtacACCTAGTGCTACCCCCTGGCTGAAAgcgattcccaacctgtggccacgggtggaATCCGGGTCTAAAAGACCACTAAcaccaacacacggggcgtaacagtgtgtactggccagAGAAAAAGTGATAATAGTTAAATTGAATATTGTGTAATCATTTAGCCCTTTATGAAGGATGTACAAGGTGTGTggaatgttttatgagaaaagaaaacatttttaaataaaaatgaatgttttcaaaggaaatgaatgttttatgtaaagtatgtagatgaatgttaaatgcatgaatggaatgttagtatatttttacattataaagtaatacttactgagtactcaactcattttagtttttatgtatgtcctTCCCCCTCTCAAGGACAAACGAGGAAGAAGCATTAGGAGAGACATGGCCCAAGGGAAGTGTGACAGAAGCCTAGGCAGTTTTACGTAATGCATGAAAGTCAATTTTTGTAAAAGGACCTTcgattttaatttaatgatttctGCTACAAAACTCTCTCTTAGATTTATAGAGTAGATTTTAGTTTAAAATCTAGAATCTTTCATATCCTaggaaggaaagggaaaaagttAAAAGGGTTAGTAATTCCCGTCTCATTTTCTAACATTCCACCACAAGGACAGACGTTACATTATGCatcattaaaacttaaaagactTTTGGTTGGAAGATTCTTGCATGTTTTTTGGTCTCTTGATCAATCAGTCTTTAGGAATCTTCACACCTGGCTGCTGAATAGAGAAACAagcaagcatttttttttttaaaaaagaaacatcttTGTTCATCAACAAAGATTACAATAATGATGCAATACAAGATGGGACAtgtaatacccgagtcctactacgtaggtccttacgtcattttattaattctttaagttaaatattttgagattaagatttttattattttcttattttattttaagaagggtgtgcttttattttatgtgggttattaaaataattgaaggGCATGATTTTATGACCTTACCATATTTTCTCTCAAGCCctctaattttcatttattcaagaAATGGACCAAGCTCTCTCCACCATTGGATGGTTAGGTAAGGGAAATATCTTCCCACACTCAATCTCCATCATTCATCTTCCTAGCTTATGGGAAAAGCTTTGACTAAAGCAATTGAGCCATTTTCTCCCTTAGACCCGTTGGCTTCCTATGCAAGCAACTAAAttacttttcctttctttggaTCTGTAGGATTCAAAGGCAAGCAactaaatttctttttcttttccttttccttgcaCCCATCGGTTCTAAGGCAACAAAGAAGAGAAATCCCTGAAGCCCAACCGTGCGACCTACCTTCCATTCTctcccatttccatttcttttccaATCTCAAGCCAAGCAtccatcatttcttcttctcaagAGGAAAATAGTAAGGTAAGAGTACCCTTAATCCTTCTCCTTTGTGTATTTCGAACCTCGCCATAGTTTGATCAAgtgggtttttcttttgatgattGTTGATGCTTTGGTTTTggggtttttgaatttttgtgcTGGCCGATTATGGTGCGGTAGTTTCTAGActgatttctcatttgtttcctCTAGTAGTTGTTCTAATTGGGTGGTAACCGGGTAGAGGAATGATagcttttatgttttatgctcTGTTTTGTGTTCCAGTCGCGTGTTTTGCAAGGCATTTTGTTGTAGTCCGTCCTTGTATTTTCTTGAGTTTAAGCcatgttttaattatgttaaatCTTGtctttatgtgttaaattaatggagttGAGAGTTATAATCTTAGACATACTTTCGATTTATGGCCTAAGTATGCCACtaagaattttaattaaacTATTAAGCTTGCTTTGGGAATTCTGAGTTGCCGAGTGTTGTATCAATTATTTATGCTATGTTTTCAGAAAGATGTGATgattttcttaagttttttaCAACTCTAGTATTGTTTAATTATGAAGCTGAGATTTTGGTTAAGTGAGGGATGTTTAAGAGCATGAATGTACTAAGACCTATTTGTTGCCCATGCTATGCAGAATTTTCTGCAATGCATTCTGATTTGGGGCTTAAACCAGTCCATTTCATTCTCCTTGTTCAATTTCACCTTTTGTTCAACTaaagttaaattttagtatGAAGAACCATGGAAAAAAAAGTGACAAAATCAACCATCTTGTGAGCATTGGCCCTTTTGTTGGATTTACATCCAATATGATATTACAAAGTTATCAAATGCCCTCTTTGATGAAAATTTCAGACTTGTAGCAATTCTTTGTTCCTTTCCGTTCTTAAATAAATTCCTACCATCTATGTATTTCTAAACTATGATTGCCATCTACCCTTCATGTAGAAAATAATGGCCTTTAAAGGGACAACAAGCacactatttattttcatgagtttctttaaaATGTTTGGAATGATGATTTTAATGTTTTGGACTAGTGCCATGTATGGTGGGTAGCTAAATGTGTTAAAGTTGTACCTTGTAGATAATGTTCATTAAGTGAGAAGGGGTCTAGGAAAACACTCTAATTCCAAATTGGAATTAAAGTGAGCGTGTAAGGGTGTCAGTTAGTAAAGTTTAAAGTGAGATGGATATTAATGTGTTTattccatttcattgaataggagtttattttcaagttcgAAGGAACCACTAGTAAAGCTCgcaggtaagtagctatgaccatgcttcttacaccaagttctctttatgaaagaatgtttctctctcttattgcaaatgttattctaaagaaaagagtaaatgaatatagtatgtacaagccATTTCTTGATAGCCCTTGTTAAGCACCCTGTCGaatataattgtgtgtatgtgtataagttaatgcatgcacgtaggttctaaatcatgagattttcatTCATGTCCTCTCAAGAAACTTAGtgattattcctatatgtagtatagcatgaaaatgtatcttgttcataaaaatgcatgtgtaTCGGACTAAGaaggatgatgaaaatgttttgattgcaaaggaaaggaaatgaacatctcatgccttatgctttaagTGATGCTTTAAACGTTGCAAAGAAAGCATTTTAAAATGttcctatgaactgatgctttaaataaTGCAaggaaagtgttttaaaatgtccctatgaactgatgttttatggatgccatgaaagatgacgtttaagctcatgcttttaaatgattttcttccatgaatgaactattATATGAAAAGGATTGAAAACAAAGGACTAaaatgattgacatgaatgaaagaaagaaaggactgaatgaatgaatgttttatcatatgaaaatacgtaatggctatatgaatgaaaagggtaccaaaggaatgggtagattgcaatgccgggtaagttgtactggtagtgcacccagtattgccCCTGACTGAAAGAGATTCTTAACCTGTGGCCATgggcggaatccaggtccaaagaaagatcgctaaccctaacacacggggagtaatagtgtgtaccggccaaagaaagtgaaacatgaaagtatagttatCGCTTAAACTGTTCATGCATGAAAGTATTGCTTATTccttaaatgtttatgcatgaaagtatgacttattccttaaactgttatgcatgaaagcattttcaagaattagcaaaatgtttatatatgcatgttttcaaaagaaaaagaatatatgcCTATTATGTTCACTGCATGGTGTACTGCTttctgagtattcgactcactttgtgtttatattttaaacgtCTAGGAAATGATGAAAAGGTTAGGGAGCAAGACATTACTACAGAGAGAGAGGCAGACGCTTAGTGTCTTCCCTGTTGGTTCGACCTTGTACGGATGATGGGTTATATGTATTGATGTTTTATATTGGGTAACCGTtatggtggggtgatggtaaaCCCTTATACATTGACTTAGTGTCTTCCCTAACTAGaatggttatgtttttatgaacgtatgatggactctgagagtctcttatggatgaatgtttgaataggatgtctatcaggtgttcccctttattaaattagaaatttagagtacTTGTGTGTTATGCTCATGCCGATTACATAttactagaaaagaaaaaaaaaggaaagaaggaaaaagggaCAGGTATGTACGTAGTGATTCCGCCCTTCCCAGGTCAGGGTTGTGACAGGACATCCTCAAGATCAACGACTATATCAGCAAGATGGAGTGCACCTTTAGCTAGGCAATGAGCGAAATTGTTGCAACTTCTAGGAATAAAATTAACAGTAGCTGAATCAAATCTCTTCATCACTTGTTGAACATCATGAAAAAGTAATCTAGCTTGGCCCCAGCTTTCTTTGTTGCCCTTAGCATCATTTATAACATTCAATGCATGGTCAATGTAGATTTGTTTCAGACCAATATCAGCAGCCAGAATTGCTGATTGTAGGGCACCAAAAGCCTCAGCCAGATAAGGATCAGGATATAGAGGCCTGCACATCCTCATACAGGCTATCACTCTTCCTTCCTAACCTCGAATTATTGCCCCAACACACACTTTGCAATGCACTTTATCCACAGTAGAGTCCCAATTGACCTTGTAGATAGTAGGAGGTGGAGACAGCCACTGGTGAGTCTGAGATGGAGAGGTAAGAGGATCAGTAGGAACGTGAAATTTAATGACAACAAGATCCTCTATTTTCTAATTGGCTTGCTTCATAAGATTTTGAGGATTAGAGAATGTTTCGTTGAAAACCCAATCATTCCTTCTCCTCCATAATTTCCAAGCCACCATAGACAGTTCAATTAAAGCTTTATCATTGAGATCCTCAAGCATTTGTAACAGAAAATTTTTGAAGCTGGTTTGATTCACACTTTGTTTTTGCGATTTAGTGGAGCCAAGACATCACACATCCCTAGCAGCCATACATTCCCACAAAGCATGTTCCACGGATTCTTCATGCAGGTTACAAATTGGACACCAAGGGTCTGAGACAACCTTTCTTTTGAACAGGTTCAGTATAGTAGGCAAACTGTTATGACAAGCTTTCCAAAGAAATAACCTTTCAGCATTAGGGACCTTGATTCTCCAAAGCTTGTTCCAATTCTGTGTTGATAGGAGAATGAGAAGTCTGGCCCTTACTTCTCTAATGAAGCTCGATTTGCATGTGATAAGCACTTCTAATAGAAAAAATTCCATTAGAGTTACCCctccatataattttatctgGGCTGTTCTAGAGGCTAATAGGAATCTGTCGAATAATCTCTACTTTTGGTTGGAGAAAATTGTGGTCAATCACATCTGTTCTCCAAGCCTTGGCTTCATGATCAATCAAAGCTAAAACTATTTCCTTTGGATCCAGAACCTTTACAAGGCTTTGAAGGAGGTGGGAACAGGCAGCCATTTGTGATGCCAAATTTTAGTATTTGCACCATTTCCTACACACCAAAACAAGCCTTCCTCTAGTATTGGTTTTGCAGCCATGATACTTCTCCATATGAGAGAAGGAGTCCTTGTGAGTGTAGCATTGAGAAACTGGCCATCATGGAAATATTTAGCAGAAAGAACTTTTGCAACAAGGGACTTAGGATACTGAAGTAGCCTCCACCCTTGTTTGGCAAGCATAGTAAGGTTAAATTGCTCAAGATCTCTAAAGCCTAAACCACCAACCAATTGCTTTAGCCTTGCACATTTTATTCCATGGATACCAATGgatcttcttctcctcagatTTCTGACCCCACCAGAATTGTTGAACCAAACGACCCATTTCCATCAAATGGTCTTAGGGATCTTGAAGACACCCATACTATAGGTAGGAATGGCTTGGATGATTGATTTGAGTAAAATTTCTTTTCCAGCCTGAGATAGGTACTTCATTTTCTAGTTGCTGATCCTCCCTTTTACTTTGTTAATGATACTTTTGAAAGCTTTAGTTTTAGATCTCCCAACCACCACTGGTAGTCCTAGATATTTGGCATAAGGCTCTGAGGATTGGATGCCTGCAATTTGGGTGATGAGAGCTCGAGATTCAGCCCTTGTATTCTTGCAAAATAGAATTGAGGTTTTGCCCTTGTTGAGCCTTTGTCCACTGGCCTGCTCGTAAGTGTCCAATAGATATGATAACCTGGACCATTCCAAAGGGTTAGCTTTACAGAAAAGAAGGTAGTCATTTGCAAAAAACAGATGACTAATCCTTAAATGATGTCTACCCAAAGGAACACCTATAGTGGCTCCAGAACTTTCAGCACATTGGATCAAGTTGCTTAAATATTCAGCACATAGAATGAAAAGGTAAGAAGATAGAGGGTCTCCTTGCCTAATTTCTCTTGAAGGTATAAAAGGGCTTTGTGGGATGCCATTTAAGAGTACTAAATAAAAACAGTAGAGACACACCTTAGAATCATCTTAATCCATTTACAGTCAAACCCCATCTTTACCATAACAGCTTTGAGAAAGGGCCATTCAatcctatcatatgccttagTCATATCAAGCTTTAGGGCCATAAAATCCTCTCTTCCTTTTAATTGCGTTTGCATGGATTGCATGGCTCCAAAAGCCACCACAACATTATCTGTAATCAGCCTATTGGGAACAAATGCACTCTGAGTGGTTGAAATTAGTTGAGTAAGAACAATTTTAATCTATTGGCCAAGACTTTTGCTAAGATCTAATAGATGACATTACATAGACTTATGGGCCTCAATTCAGTTACTCTTGAAGGATCTTTCACTATAGGAATAAGAGCAATATGTGTTGCATTGAATTCTTGTGGCCATTCAGCTGACAGGAAAGCATCTTTGACTGCTGCACATATGTCTGCTCCAACCAGCTTCCAGTGGTTTTGATAAAAGATAGCTGGGAAACCATTAGGCCCAGGTGACCCCAATGCATTGATATGAAAATAGCTCGCTCAACCTTCTCATTAGAAATCCCTTGGATTAGAACAACATTCATTTCAGAGGTAACAACAGGCTGCGTATTCTGAAGGCACACTTGTATATTGGCAGGATTAGTAGAAGTAAAGAGATGCTGGAAGAAAGATTGAAATAAGGAGCTCACCTCTTCTAGGTTATCAACCACACGCCCATCATCATCTATGATTTTCTTAATTGCATTGACCTTCCTTCTTTGAGAAGCATAGGTATGAAAAAACTTGGTGTTTCTGTCACCCTCTTTTAACCATTGTTGTTTTGCCTATTGTTTCCATCTCAAGTCCTCTTCCAATAATGAGTCAATTTCCCTCTTAAGAGCAAAAAGATCAGAGTTTCTGTCCCCCCTGATTAACACTTTGCAAGTGCTTAATTTGATTTCTCTTCTCATTGATCACTTGGTTATGGTTCTGAATATGATCCTTACTCCATGCAGAAAGCTCCTCTCAACATCTTTGGAGCCCTTGAGTAGATTCTCTGATCCTTGTATGCAGGAGAAGAGTATTCCCCCATGCCCTTTTAACAACATCCTCACAACCATCCCTTGTAAACCAGTTCGCCTCATATCTAAAAGTTCTCGAGCCACATCCTCTTAAAGAAGCATCACTGTTCATAGAGAGAAAAATTGGGGCATGATCAGAACTTTGAGCAGCTAGAGTCATCACAAAGCAATCTGGGAAGCCATCAAACCAACACTGATTGCCCAATGTCCTGTCCAGTTTTTCTTTAGTAAAGGCATTCCCCTCCCTTCTATTGCTTCATGTGAAGAAATCTCCCTGGACAATCCTCCATGGCAGTTCTAAAAGCTTCCATCATTCTAAAAGGTCTCTCAACAGCACCATATTTTTCATAGCTATGCAAgacttcattaaaatctcctatGCAAAGCCATGCCAAATTGTCATTAGGTTTGATGGCTCTAAGAAGATCCGAACTTGTTGCCCTCCTAGTAGCTTCAGGAAACCCATAGAAACATGTCAGTCACTAATTCCACATCCACTTGGTCCTTCCATAAGAAACAAATACCACCACTTAACCCCCTATTATCAATTACAAAACTACGTTGAAAACCAAGTCTATTACGAACAATCTCCACCTCTTGTCTATTACACTTTGTTTCCATAAGAAAAACAAAGTTTGGGCACTTAGAACGCACCAAATGGTGCAACTCCCGAACTATtcaagggttcccaagccctcgacagttccaacttaggcaATTCATAAAGGGTGGTGGGGCTGCTAAGCAGCCTCCACAAATTCAGCATCACAGGTCTCCACacttcgtttttgtttttttttatcactttggGGAATATCAGTAATGAAAGTATTAGATCTTAGAGCCCTTGTTGTCTCACCACTCAATTCCAAAATAGGATCAGAATGAGCAGGCTTACCTGGCCCCTCACGTGCCTTTCTTTTCCAGGTGgacttttttttatgactaaagGTTGTTGGGATTGAAATGTGAAACTGGTAGGGTCAGCTTCAGAAAGGAGTCCTGTTGTAGCCGTTTCCATGAGCATGGGATCAACAATAACTGATGGTTCATTCTGTAGATTCTCACCCAAGGAAAAGGCCTTAATTGTATCTAGACTGGACAGTAAGTCAGAGTTGTTGTTTTTAGAAACTGTTACACTCCTAACATCTGAGTCCAGCAGTTGACTAGCCTCTTTATGGCTAATTAAGGGTGATTGATGCAGATAAAGGGAGTTATGTTCCTCATTGGCTAACGGTTCCTGAATAGATGCCCCCATATTTGATTCCTCGAAGGACTTCCCTTTTGAATTCAGGCCACCTTCCGCCGCCATTGATTGATCAGAACCACCATTGCCACCATACTTCCTGGATTCAGACAGCCTGGTTTTTGATGGAGTGGCTTTTAGCCAGGGTCCAAATTGAATCGCCTCACCAATATCTTTATGCATTAAGGGACAAATTTTACCTTTGTGCTTCAAAACTCTTGAAACAAAATTTTTGTAATCTTTCGTATTTGAAAGCTATCTATGTCCTCTGGTCACCACCTTGCACCCATCTACCACTCACCAAGGCTTTTGTGAGATTCACCTCAGCTTTCACACGAAGGCTCCTTCCCCAACCCGTCCCATCTTCTTTCACTTCGACAGAGAGCACATTGCCAATTGTAGATGCAACAAGCTTCCCATACTCCCGGTTCATACCTGCTAAAGGCATGTTATGGAGTTGCACCCAGAACGACTCATGAGTAAAGGAGATGGCATTATGAGGGAGGTTGCCATCTACTTCTTGCGGAGCAACCAGAAAATGATCAAAAGTCCACGGACGACCTTTTAAGACTTTCTCCTTATCTACCAAGATTTGGAACTCAATGAGAAAGGAGTTGTCACCAGTCACCAGGAACTCCACCCATCCTTCCAACCTCCATACCAATGCCATAGTTGTTTTGAAAGCTTCAATGTTGATCAGCTTATCAGATGTAACTAGAGACATGAGGCAGTGTTTCCCCTTCAAATCTGCCTCTTGCAGGGATTGATCAGAGAGAAGAACCACCTGTTCCTCTTCCTCTGTGAGTTTGAGACCTTCCCATAACATAGTCAACCTCTCCTTAGCCATGCATgcaaagcaaaaaacaaaactccATAGATAGAATCTGAGAGACAAGAATCTCTGGCAAACCATAGAGAAAGCCTTACTCCCACGAGAGAAAAGGACCAAGAATCAACAAGcaagattttaaaaatgaatgataaaaatatattactaaaatagtaaatacattataatttatacatcaTAGATTCATACATACtctattatttatacttaattaaagaattaaataattatttttaagatacctaagttgcaaaatagcattagtaatatatactatcaattaataatatatgatatattgttgTAAAACTAAAgagatataataaaatatacaagatAAAATTGGTTCCTCAGGAGCTCAATATTATTCACtgctaatttttattttctttacataGACTCATAGTACACACTCATACTTATGAACACCTTAGTGCTTCACTTGAGCAGTATGTCAAGTGCATATCGAGTGAACTCATGGGTTGATATTAGCTTGAGTGGTGTGTCATGAGCGCCTATCGAGCAAACTCAAGGGTTGATCTTAGCTTGAGCGCCATATAGAGTGGAAGTCGATCAAACTCAAGGGCTGATATTCGCTCAAGCTCCAAATTGAGCGGAC
This window of the Juglans regia cultivar Chandler chromosome 12, Walnut 2.0, whole genome shotgun sequence genome carries:
- the LOC109020925 gene encoding uncharacterized protein LOC109020925; this translates as MAKERLTMLWEGLKLTEEEEQVVLLSDQSLQEADLKGKHCLMSLVTSDKLINIEAFKTTMALVWRLEGWVEFLVTGDNSFLIEFQILVDKEKVLKGRPWTFDHFLVAPQEVDGNLPHNAISFTHESFWVQLHNMPLAGMNREYGKLVASTIGNVLSVEVKEDGTGWGRSLRVKAEVNLTKALVSGRWVQGGDQRT